In Mastigocladopsis repens PCC 10914, a single window of DNA contains:
- a CDS encoding nucleotide-binding protein: protein MEPAYIKDFIHFEQHVAKLLHKAGWTVITTKSNQPGYDLVVKKGHLVGAVAIKWLRNHVAAPQLLKFANFLDSNEGKKFNFGLFITTKGFSGPALALIRSWGKDTKIRCGIAKENTLVGIDGADYEDKSHDDSTGSKKIYFGIFTCKGGVGKTTIAGHLAGAFALQGFNVALVDLDPEQNLQKLVGDGVFVPNPRGMGTTIEVFDGRDWHEDSARDCKIVICDCSPAIERNPTNLVENFHYCIIPTTLNPLGINKHGKVIRDTVTEIRRINKNAHLFVLVNNFKNPGFQKLSLLRKVYYETYKDIIKTDNKFHCIDPKEVCIRASEQLYYWGIHILENPENPASRLAFDLIGGKSYPRDDFISLADYIERKAGIGILRDH from the coding sequence ATGGAGCCTGCTTACATAAAAGACTTTATCCACTTTGAACAGCACGTAGCAAAACTTCTCCATAAGGCAGGTTGGACAGTTATAACCACCAAATCAAACCAGCCTGGTTATGATTTAGTTGTCAAAAAAGGACACTTAGTTGGCGCTGTTGCGATCAAGTGGTTAAGAAACCATGTAGCAGCACCACAGCTTTTAAAATTTGCTAATTTTTTAGATTCTAACGAAGGTAAAAAATTTAATTTTGGCTTGTTCATAACGACAAAAGGTTTCAGCGGACCTGCACTGGCTTTAATTAGATCCTGGGGTAAGGATACTAAAATCCGCTGTGGGATTGCCAAGGAAAATACGCTTGTTGGGATAGATGGCGCTGATTATGAAGATAAATCTCATGATGACTCAACTGGCTCAAAAAAGATTTATTTTGGCATTTTTACCTGTAAAGGAGGAGTCGGTAAAACGACTATAGCAGGGCATTTAGCTGGAGCATTTGCACTGCAAGGATTCAATGTAGCGCTTGTAGACTTAGATCCAGAACAAAATTTACAAAAGCTAGTAGGAGATGGTGTTTTTGTTCCTAATCCTAGAGGTATGGGAACAACGATTGAAGTGTTTGATGGCAGAGATTGGCATGAAGATTCCGCCCGTGATTGTAAAATAGTTATTTGCGATTGTTCGCCTGCAATTGAGCGCAATCCTACAAATTTAGTAGAAAATTTTCACTATTGCATCATACCAACAACCTTAAATCCATTAGGTATAAATAAGCATGGTAAAGTTATTCGAGATACTGTGACAGAAATACGTCGCATTAACAAAAATGCCCACTTGTTTGTCCTGGTTAATAACTTCAAAAATCCTGGCTTTCAGAAATTAAGCCTTCTCAGAAAAGTTTATTACGAGACATATAAAGACATTATCAAAACAGATAATAAATTTCATTGTATAGACCCAAAAGAAGTTTGTATTCGTGCTAGTGAACAACTTTATTACTGGGGAATACATATTCTGGAAAACCCAGAAAACCCCGCTAGCCGATTAGCCTTTGACTTGATTGGGGGAAAGTCCTATCCGCGTGATGATTTTATCAGCTTGGCAGATTACATAGAAAGAAAAGCTGGTATCGGAATTCTGCGAGATCACTAA
- a CDS encoding orange carotenoid protein N-terminal domain-containing protein has translation MTFTSDSTTKESVQQFRRFDADTQLALLWFGYLDIKDQLTPANQTSAQDTAAALYDTIAALPKEQQLQAQRDIVAGANSDVSHSYKALSSSGKLDVWLRLARAMEDGTVTQVPSDYKLPEETNDFVNKIKGLDFEQRIDFTRSAVQEMGAK, from the coding sequence ATGACTTTCACTAGCGACTCAACAACAAAAGAATCTGTACAACAGTTTCGCCGCTTTGATGCGGATACACAGCTAGCTTTGCTGTGGTTCGGCTACCTAGACATCAAAGATCAACTGACACCAGCAAACCAGACTTCTGCACAAGACACCGCTGCAGCTTTATACGACACAATCGCAGCACTACCCAAGGAACAACAGCTTCAAGCACAGCGCGATATCGTTGCTGGTGCAAATAGCGATGTTAGCCACTCCTATAAAGCTTTGAGTTCTAGCGGTAAGCTGGATGTGTGGCTCAGACTGGCACGAGCTATGGAAGATGGTACTGTTACTCAAGTACCCTCTGACTATAAGTTGCCTGAAGAAACTAACGATTTTGTAAATAAAATTAAAGGCTTGGATTTTGAGCAGCGAATTGATTTTACTCGTAGCGCAGTACAAGAAATGGGCGCTAAGTAG
- a CDS encoding DEAD/DEAH box helicase, producing the protein MSDAIFSRLAPFIQEYIYNHKWTELRAVQIEACQVIFNTDAHLLVAAGTASGKTEAAFLPVLTLLHENPSNTIGALYIGPIKALINDQFERLNNLLREADIPVCHWHGDVSQSHKTKLLKNPQGILQITPESLESLLINKHYELVRLFGDLRFVIIDEIHAFMGSERGCQILCQLTRLARLTQTQPRRIGLSATLGDYLLAEEWLRSGTDKSVMTPKIEGGKRQIKLAVEHFYIFKTNHTDAQTGKQEIEASISAYDRYIFNLSKSRKCLIFANNKSQTESVIASLRQVAAEGGYPDIYYVHHGSISASLRQAAEAAMREPNHPAVTAATLTLELGIDIGYLERVIQLESPLSVASFLQRLGRTGRRGEAADMRFVCAEEEVSPEASLPEQIPWQLLQCIAIIQLYLEERWIEPIQPLKYPVSLLYHQTMSILVAMGELSPAALAKQVLTLPTFAAISQEDFKLLLRYLIDIDHIHLTEEGKLIIGLAGEKVVGKFQFYAVFPDNQEYVVKQGTTEIGSIVTPSPVGDLFALAGKTWEVIDIEFKKKVILVKQVEGKASIYWRGGRGTIHTKILQRMRQVLFEDVEYSYLQKNALERLQSVRELARDAGLDKRHILQLEKGKCCIFPWIGSVAYLTLERLLNCFCRESLEISSMSGDNPYFLTIKLTPKKAKYLYSEILSLCEQRIKNEDLLSHAEAPQIQKYDEFIPYPLLRKAFANNNLDMSELRQQVALWESYNN; encoded by the coding sequence ATGAGTGATGCTATATTTTCCAGACTCGCCCCCTTTATTCAAGAATATATTTACAATCACAAGTGGACTGAATTAAGAGCAGTTCAAATCGAAGCTTGTCAAGTTATCTTTAATACTGATGCTCATTTGCTCGTTGCTGCTGGGACTGCTTCAGGAAAAACGGAAGCAGCGTTTCTACCAGTATTGACTCTATTACATGAAAATCCTTCTAATACAATTGGCGCACTTTACATTGGTCCTATTAAAGCTTTAATTAATGACCAATTTGAACGTCTCAATAATTTATTGAGAGAAGCAGATATCCCAGTTTGCCATTGGCATGGTGATGTCAGCCAAAGTCATAAAACCAAGCTTCTTAAAAATCCTCAGGGTATTCTGCAAATTACCCCGGAATCTTTAGAAAGTTTGTTAATTAACAAACATTATGAGTTAGTGCGTTTGTTTGGTGATTTGCGGTTTGTCATCATCGATGAAATTCACGCTTTCATGGGTTCGGAACGGGGTTGTCAGATTCTTTGTCAATTGACACGTTTGGCAAGGCTGACGCAAACACAACCGCGAAGAATTGGTTTATCAGCGACTCTCGGTGATTACTTATTGGCAGAAGAGTGGTTGCGTTCTGGGACTGATAAGTCGGTGATGACTCCGAAAATTGAGGGGGGTAAACGTCAAATTAAACTTGCTGTGGAGCATTTTTATATTTTTAAAACGAACCACACAGACGCACAGACAGGAAAACAGGAGATAGAAGCAAGTATCAGTGCATATGATAGATATATTTTTAATCTGAGTAAATCGCGTAAGTGTCTGATTTTTGCTAATAATAAATCGCAGACGGAATCTGTCATTGCATCTTTGCGTCAAGTAGCTGCTGAAGGAGGGTATCCCGACATTTATTATGTGCATCACGGTAGTATCTCTGCGAGTTTGCGTCAAGCGGCTGAAGCTGCTATGCGCGAACCGAATCATCCAGCGGTGACTGCTGCTACCTTGACTTTAGAATTGGGTATAGATATTGGTTATTTAGAGCGAGTTATTCAGTTGGAATCGCCTCTTTCTGTTGCTAGTTTTTTACAGCGGTTGGGACGTACTGGAAGAAGAGGTGAAGCTGCTGATATGCGGTTTGTTTGCGCTGAAGAGGAAGTATCACCAGAAGCATCATTACCGGAACAAATTCCTTGGCAACTTTTGCAATGCATTGCAATTATTCAACTTTATTTAGAAGAGCGTTGGATTGAACCGATACAACCCCTAAAATACCCTGTAAGTTTGCTATATCATCAAACAATGAGTATTTTAGTCGCAATGGGAGAACTTTCACCTGCTGCTCTTGCTAAACAGGTTTTAACTCTACCAACTTTTGCTGCTATTTCTCAAGAAGATTTTAAACTATTGCTGCGTTATCTCATTGATATCGACCATATTCACCTCACTGAAGAAGGTAAATTAATCATCGGTTTGGCTGGGGAAAAGGTGGTGGGAAAATTTCAGTTTTACGCTGTCTTTCCTGATAACCAGGAATATGTTGTTAAGCAAGGAACGACAGAAATTGGCAGTATCGTCACGCCATCTCCTGTGGGAGATCTATTTGCATTAGCTGGTAAAACTTGGGAAGTTATAGATATTGAGTTTAAAAAAAAGGTTATTTTAGTTAAGCAGGTAGAGGGTAAAGCAAGTATTTATTGGCGCGGTGGTCGTGGGACGATTCATACAAAAATTTTGCAACGAATGCGACAAGTGCTGTTTGAAGATGTAGAGTATAGCTATTTACAAAAAAATGCTTTAGAACGTTTACAGTCAGTTCGTGAATTAGCAAGAGATGCTGGACTAGATAAACGTCATATTTTGCAATTAGAAAAAGGTAAATGCTGCATTTTCCCTTGGATAGGTAGTGTCGCTTACCTCACCCTGGAAAGATTACTAAACTGTTTTTGCCGCGAGTCGTTGGAAATCAGCAGTATGAGTGGCGATAATCCTTATTTTTTGACTATTAAATTAACTCCAAAAAAAGCTAAATATCTTTATTCAGAGATTCTTTCCTTATGTGAGCAAAGAATAAAAAATGAGGATTTACTTAGTCATGCTGAAGCCCCACAAATCCAAAAGTATGATGAATTTATTCCTTACCCACTTTTACGTAAAGCGTTTGCCAATAATAATTTAGATATGTCAGAACTGAGACAGCAAGTAGCTCTTTGGGAAAGTTATAATAATTAG
- a CDS encoding ATP-binding protein, translating into MTKLKITKKVSTALINSLGAGVVPRVGLEQIAVGREKELKSLLQNLDDIAEGVAAFRFVIGNYGSGKSFMLQLIRNRAMEQGFIVADADLSWERRLAGGKNEGLATYRELMSHLATKTRPDGGALVSILEGWINKIQQEVAKETGMRPNDDGFDDQVEEKIREIVQSIEDLVHGFDFGTVIVAYWRGYRLDDNDLKNAALRWLRGEFSTKSEAKAALGVRIIIDDESWYDYIKLTAKFVAEIGYKGLLVLLDEAVHLYQISPTVTREKNYNRLLGMFNDTMQCKAEHLGIFIGGTTKFLEDPNRGLFADAAWRRRTQESRFATQAGVQEQMGPVMRLNPLTEEEILKLLQSLTEIHAINFGYEKILTTRHLKDFVKEIVNRLGAEALLTPGEIVRDFISVLNIVYQNKNISFNELIHGANFKPTVVGKDVDVDEEDAEEFSL; encoded by the coding sequence ATGACAAAGCTCAAAATCACAAAAAAAGTATCCACTGCTTTGATAAATTCTCTAGGTGCGGGGGTCGTCCCAAGAGTGGGACTCGAACAAATAGCAGTAGGACGGGAAAAAGAACTCAAAAGTTTATTGCAGAATCTTGATGACATAGCAGAAGGGGTAGCAGCATTTCGCTTTGTAATCGGCAATTACGGTTCAGGCAAAAGCTTCATGCTGCAACTGATTCGCAACCGTGCTATGGAACAAGGTTTTATCGTAGCTGATGCTGATTTATCTTGGGAACGCCGACTAGCAGGAGGCAAAAATGAAGGGTTAGCAACATATCGAGAATTAATGAGTCACCTCGCCACAAAAACTCGTCCTGATGGTGGTGCGTTGGTATCTATCTTGGAAGGATGGATTAATAAAATCCAACAAGAAGTGGCTAAAGAAACCGGAATGCGTCCCAACGACGATGGTTTTGATGACCAAGTTGAAGAGAAAATTAGGGAAATTGTTCAGTCTATTGAAGACTTAGTTCACGGATTTGATTTTGGCACTGTTATTGTTGCTTATTGGCGCGGCTACCGCTTAGATGATAATGATTTGAAAAATGCTGCACTGCGATGGTTGCGGGGAGAATTTAGCACTAAAAGTGAGGCAAAAGCAGCCTTGGGAGTACGTATCATCATTGACGATGAAAGTTGGTATGACTACATCAAACTAACAGCTAAGTTTGTTGCTGAAATTGGCTATAAAGGTCTTTTAGTTCTACTTGATGAAGCTGTACATTTATACCAGATATCTCCTACAGTGACTCGTGAAAAAAACTACAATAGACTGCTGGGGATGTTCAATGACACTATGCAGTGTAAGGCAGAGCATCTTGGCATTTTTATTGGTGGTACCACAAAATTTTTAGAAGATCCAAATCGGGGTCTTTTTGCAGATGCTGCTTGGCGAAGACGCACACAGGAAAGCCGTTTTGCCACTCAAGCAGGTGTTCAGGAACAGATGGGACCTGTGATGCGGCTTAATCCCCTAACAGAAGAAGAAATCCTCAAACTTTTGCAAAGCTTAACAGAAATTCACGCTATCAACTTTGGCTATGAAAAGATATTAACAACTCGTCATTTGAAAGATTTTGTTAAAGAAATCGTCAACCGCTTGGGTGCAGAAGCTTTGCTAACTCCAGGTGAAATTGTACGGGATTTTATTAGTGTTTTAAATATTGTTTATCAAAATAAAAATATTTCTTTTAATGAACTCATTCATGGTGCTAATTTTAAACCTACAGTAGTGGGTAAAGATGTAGATGTGGATGAGGAGGATGCGGAGGAATTTAGTTTATGA
- a CDS encoding tellurite resistance TerB C-terminal domain-containing protein: MLKTSNMQSAMVSNRFIIGIIAFGVSFGLSLVLSWDVSKAFVTGVITVPATYLSALFVDKRRRNHEMLILDSLQKRIRELEGLKSRFVAETNQIEANNALLYAESNKLQNQVLERRNQKETLSRELSNYVIEKKHLESEINYLQNEFHKLEKSKVELNNSLSALTVDKRRLELNYNVSRSEITQLQTQISELQQQKEELESNLTLLNRLKPQLEEKLYELRVQIQDLEVQGTQQKQLIVEKKAEKELIEANLNSLQTQLAEQRTHLQQLQEQVTLLQEERDQLQSQVWELLYQMETLTTQEQLNENRLEDSEEFFPFSELVEFLEPIETADQLENFSEEWTEFVEQLHGYEIQVLKAILEQNNPNAAIKKIAEENITMPNLLIDAINERANDTIGELIIDPSSENPEIHQEYMTNVKKVIAMYEDKMAGQISSK; this comes from the coding sequence ATGCTAAAAACAAGCAATATGCAATCAGCAATGGTGAGCAATCGATTTATTATAGGTATAATTGCCTTTGGCGTGAGTTTCGGTCTTAGTCTCGTCCTTAGCTGGGATGTAAGTAAGGCTTTTGTCACAGGTGTCATCACTGTACCTGCTACGTATCTATCGGCATTGTTTGTAGATAAACGCAGAAGAAATCATGAAATGCTCATTTTAGATTCTTTACAAAAACGAATTAGAGAGCTAGAGGGATTAAAGTCTCGGTTTGTTGCAGAAACTAATCAGATTGAAGCAAACAACGCTTTATTGTATGCAGAGTCAAACAAACTCCAAAACCAAGTTTTAGAACGACGGAACCAGAAAGAGACTCTTAGTAGAGAGTTAAGCAATTACGTAATAGAAAAAAAACATTTAGAATCGGAAATCAATTATCTACAAAATGAATTTCATAAATTAGAGAAATCAAAAGTAGAACTCAACAATTCTCTTTCTGCCCTAACAGTAGATAAACGTCGTTTAGAATTAAACTACAATGTATCGCGTTCCGAGATCACTCAACTGCAAACTCAAATAAGTGAACTTCAGCAGCAAAAAGAAGAACTAGAAAGCAACTTAACTCTACTAAATAGACTGAAGCCTCAACTAGAAGAAAAATTGTACGAGTTGCGAGTACAAATACAGGATTTAGAAGTTCAAGGAACCCAGCAAAAACAACTGATTGTAGAGAAAAAAGCTGAAAAAGAACTTATAGAAGCAAACTTGAATTCTTTGCAAACCCAACTAGCAGAACAACGCACACATTTACAACAGTTACAAGAACAAGTTACCTTATTACAAGAGGAACGCGACCAGTTACAAAGCCAAGTTTGGGAACTCCTCTACCAGATGGAAACCCTGACGACTCAAGAACAATTGAATGAGAACAGACTGGAAGATAGCGAAGAGTTCTTCCCTTTCTCAGAATTAGTAGAATTTTTAGAACCAATAGAGACTGCTGATCAGCTAGAAAATTTTTCTGAAGAATGGACTGAATTCGTTGAGCAGCTACACGGTTATGAAATTCAGGTATTAAAAGCTATCCTAGAGCAAAATAATCCTAATGCTGCTATTAAAAAGATTGCTGAAGAAAATATCACCATGCCAAATCTACTGATTGATGCTATCAATGAACGTGCTAATGATACTATAGGTGAATTAATAATTGACCCAAGTTCTGAAAATCCAGAAATTCATCAAGAATATATGACTAATGTGAAAAAAGTGATTGCAATGTATGAGGACAAAATGGCTGGGCAAATCTCATCAAAATAA
- a CDS encoding ATP-binding protein: MDNQAIAKVQFLQRQAASLLLYQSVLQTEVGSAFLDLLQAIRYTDADAQSCLQAYGNYFRCLAARHQNWEEYLITQILRAENPFTQLAQQQEFENLPHALIAAGQHDLQALQNLYECSSAALSQWVQAVAYLPVSPVVWYVEQDRVAEIHELPLINKLQQLENWADAVKELSAYYRQFGTGLFAEYKALRWHAGQFIGIRYADRVELSQLVGYESQKEALLKNTEFLLSGQAALHVLLYGSRGSGKSSLVKALLNEYGNCNLRLLEVAKSELKDLPKIVERLRGVPQKFIIFVDDLSFEEDDDAFKALKVVLEGNLTARPQNVVLYATSNRRHLIREFFADRPSPKDNDEIHAWDTMQEKLSFSDRFGLTLTFEGANQKTYLQIIRHLAAQAGINISPEDLERQALQWATRHNGRSGRTARQFIDFLKADLTLSSSTYHAANTEL; this comes from the coding sequence ATGGATAATCAAGCAATCGCAAAGGTTCAATTCCTCCAACGCCAAGCAGCGTCTCTCTTACTCTACCAATCTGTCCTACAAACAGAAGTGGGGAGCGCATTTCTTGATCTGTTGCAAGCTATACGTTACACTGATGCCGATGCACAGAGTTGCCTCCAGGCATACGGCAATTACTTCAGGTGCTTGGCTGCCAGACATCAAAACTGGGAGGAATATCTCATTACTCAAATTCTGAGAGCAGAGAATCCTTTTACTCAGCTAGCTCAACAGCAAGAATTTGAAAATTTGCCTCATGCTTTAATAGCAGCAGGTCAGCATGATTTACAAGCGTTGCAGAATCTTTATGAGTGCAGCAGCGCTGCTTTGAGTCAGTGGGTGCAAGCTGTAGCTTATCTACCCGTTTCACCAGTCGTGTGGTATGTAGAGCAGGATAGGGTAGCAGAAATTCACGAATTACCACTTATAAACAAACTACAACAGTTAGAAAATTGGGCTGATGCCGTGAAAGAATTGTCAGCTTATTATCGCCAATTTGGTACAGGTTTATTTGCAGAGTATAAAGCGCTGCGCTGGCACGCAGGGCAGTTTATCGGAATACGCTATGCTGATCGAGTTGAGTTGAGTCAACTCGTAGGCTACGAGTCGCAAAAAGAAGCTTTGTTAAAAAATACAGAGTTTTTATTATCCGGACAAGCAGCGCTGCACGTCTTACTTTACGGTAGTCGCGGTTCCGGAAAATCTTCTTTGGTGAAAGCCTTGCTGAATGAGTATGGCAATTGCAACTTACGCTTACTGGAAGTGGCAAAATCTGAATTGAAAGACCTCCCAAAAATTGTGGAACGGTTGCGCGGTGTCCCACAGAAATTTATCATCTTTGTCGATGACCTGTCTTTTGAAGAAGATGATGATGCTTTTAAGGCACTCAAAGTAGTTTTGGAAGGCAATTTAACTGCACGACCTCAAAACGTTGTCTTGTACGCCACTTCCAACCGCCGCCACTTGATAAGAGAGTTTTTTGCCGATAGACCATCTCCCAAGGACAACGACGAAATTCATGCGTGGGATACCATGCAAGAGAAACTTTCGTTTAGCGATCGCTTTGGTTTGACCTTAACTTTTGAAGGTGCTAACCAGAAAACTTACTTACAAATTATCCGGCATCTTGCGGCACAAGCTGGAATTAATATCAGTCCAGAAGATTTGGAACGTCAAGCTTTACAATGGGCAACTCGCCATAATGGTCGTTCTGGAAGAACAGCAAGACAATTTATTGATTTCTTGAAAGCCGATTTGACCCTGTCTAGTTCAACCTACCATGCAGCCAACACAGAATTATGA
- a CDS encoding TMEM14 family protein encodes MTLGVVAALAYGILAIVGGIIGYRKANSKVSLVSGSLSGLLLIIAAFVQLQGQTWGLILAAVVTAILVVFFALRVTKTRKFMPAGLMAILGVVALATMVNQLAVLR; translated from the coding sequence ATGACTTTAGGTGTTGTTGCAGCCCTTGCCTATGGCATTCTAGCTATCGTCGGTGGTATTATTGGCTACCGTAAAGCGAATAGCAAAGTTTCTCTGGTCAGTGGTAGTCTTAGCGGTTTACTACTCATTATTGCTGCTTTTGTCCAACTCCAAGGTCAAACCTGGGGTTTGATATTAGCAGCTGTTGTCACAGCTATTTTAGTCGTTTTCTTTGCATTGCGAGTGACTAAAACACGCAAGTTTATGCCTGCGGGATTAATGGCTATTTTAGGTGTGGTAGCACTAGCTACGATGGTGAATCAACTGGCGGTATTGAGGTAG
- a CDS encoding aminoglycoside phosphotransferase family protein, whose translation MVLSLSSHNVIQYLHKAGLCSSEEGANADSELPQSSKKNSNLLVTLAGNRKLLVKQERSVDNDGNPHELFNEWLFHQLLQRFPVLKNISALGVAPPSAIASLVVHFDEEKSILVRNYLKEYFELASFYQKNLSFPKAIASAIGISLGALHRATFNRREYRDFMATAPQGQFRYQFHNPAQGIGSIAPEIFGHVPTDALKFYVLYQRYENLEAAIAELAYEWNPCCLTHNDLKLENILVHSRWDQLDNCLIRLIDWEACGWGDPAYDLGTLVASYLKIWLESLVVDPTIELEESLLLAAVPLEVLQPSIIALTLGYLDSFPMILEYRCDFVQRVIQFAGLVLIHQIEEKMKHQKYFDNSSIYMLQVAKSLLTRPQESVLTVFGIAESEIIKPFAKLGQFYNPKRENNLLRLYYEKTRLRGC comes from the coding sequence ATGGTACTTTCACTGTCTTCTCATAATGTTATCCAGTATCTGCATAAAGCAGGTCTGTGTAGCTCAGAAGAAGGCGCAAATGCTGATTCTGAATTACCACAAAGTAGCAAGAAAAATTCCAATTTACTCGTTACTCTGGCTGGAAATCGCAAGCTGCTGGTTAAACAGGAACGCAGCGTTGACAATGATGGAAACCCCCATGAATTGTTCAATGAATGGCTGTTTCACCAATTGCTTCAGCGGTTTCCAGTTTTAAAGAATATTTCTGCGCTGGGCGTAGCCCCGCCTTCGGCAATCGCATCTTTAGTAGTGCATTTTGATGAAGAAAAATCTATCCTTGTTCGGAATTACCTAAAGGAATATTTTGAACTAGCCAGCTTTTATCAAAAAAATCTGTCCTTTCCAAAGGCAATTGCAAGCGCTATTGGTATCAGTTTGGGAGCGCTACATCGTGCCACTTTTAATCGTCGGGAGTATCGTGATTTTATGGCAACTGCTCCCCAAGGACAGTTTCGCTATCAATTTCATAATCCAGCGCAAGGGATAGGGTCAATTGCACCAGAGATTTTTGGTCATGTTCCCACAGATGCACTGAAATTCTACGTTCTCTATCAACGTTATGAAAATTTGGAAGCAGCAATTGCGGAATTGGCGTATGAGTGGAATCCTTGCTGCTTGACTCACAATGACTTGAAATTGGAAAACATTTTAGTGCATTCCAGGTGGGATCAGTTAGACAATTGTCTTATAAGACTCATTGATTGGGAAGCTTGTGGTTGGGGAGATCCTGCATATGATTTGGGAACCTTAGTGGCAAGCTACTTGAAAATTTGGTTAGAAAGTCTAGTGGTAGATCCCACTATCGAGTTAGAAGAATCTCTGCTTCTGGCAGCAGTACCTTTAGAAGTTCTCCAACCTTCAATAATAGCCCTAACTCTAGGTTATCTTGATAGTTTCCCAATGATTCTTGAGTACCGTTGTGACTTTGTTCAACGAGTTATCCAGTTTGCAGGTTTAGTTCTGATTCATCAAATTGAGGAAAAGATGAAGCATCAGAAATACTTTGATAATTCAAGTATTTATATGCTCCAAGTTGCCAAAAGTTTACTCACCAGACCGCAAGAGTCTGTGCTGACTGTTTTCGGTATTGCAGAGTCAGAAATCATAAAACCTTTTGCAAAATTAGGTCAATTCTATAACCCTAAAAGGGAAAATAATCTACTTCGCCTTTATTACGAAAAAACTCGTCTGCGTGGTTGTTAA
- a CDS encoding T3SS effector HopA1 family protein, which translates to MLESYTKPLLNSLLEIAGNIQIESSFCIRHPKYQPFALPSTIAERFRQNSPALQHKYLALLLRNFIHGIYYNGSLQNTLSLNGDRMNDQSHKNVESHSIWEMDCQFYEQLHNSNHGTGYFDPGWQVLRREPDGSIAVTKGGLTLYVEYNSNLESATQTAKVGAVIDIWMPKNRLQNGFYVAVSNVGQDLQSNPDAVGTGRIYFNVTPFGAIALMDNFTQQLNAAAIPFNFQVLHNPSAYGRYDSGVLSFECEDYSAVRKVLQAAYAEHQSHFHKEIPLFTKFLAPGLSLAEEPSQKFAAQESFGINRCQIVANALLEVWQQGNDSTEERIRAIQLHFARFGIDLQRPYLNPSSEDIYYPLN; encoded by the coding sequence ATGCTAGAGTCTTATACTAAACCACTGCTAAATTCTCTATTAGAGATTGCTGGCAATATCCAGATTGAATCCAGCTTTTGCATTCGCCATCCCAAATATCAACCCTTTGCTCTACCGAGTACGATCGCAGAACGATTTCGGCAAAATTCGCCAGCATTACAACACAAGTATCTTGCTCTACTACTGCGAAATTTTATTCACGGTATTTATTACAATGGCTCCCTACAAAACACATTGTCACTCAATGGTGATAGGATGAATGACCAGTCACATAAAAACGTGGAAAGTCATTCTATTTGGGAGATGGATTGCCAATTTTACGAGCAACTACACAATAGCAATCACGGTACAGGTTACTTTGACCCAGGTTGGCAAGTGTTGCGACGGGAACCAGATGGTAGTATTGCAGTGACCAAAGGTGGTTTGACATTGTATGTTGAGTACAATAGCAACCTAGAATCAGCAACGCAGACCGCTAAAGTAGGAGCGGTTATTGATATCTGGATGCCTAAAAATCGGCTGCAAAACGGTTTTTATGTAGCGGTTAGTAATGTCGGACAGGATTTGCAGTCTAACCCAGATGCTGTGGGTACAGGGCGAATTTACTTCAATGTCACCCCATTTGGTGCGATCGCCCTCATGGACAACTTCACACAGCAACTGAATGCTGCTGCGATTCCCTTTAATTTTCAGGTTTTACACAATCCATCTGCCTATGGACGCTACGATTCAGGAGTGCTGTCTTTTGAGTGCGAAGACTATTCAGCAGTCAGAAAAGTCCTACAGGCTGCCTATGCAGAGCATCAATCTCATTTCCACAAAGAAATCCCTTTGTTTACCAAGTTTTTAGCACCAGGGCTGAGTTTAGCTGAAGAACCAAGCCAAAAATTTGCGGCGCAGGAAAGTTTCGGAATCAACCGCTGCCAAATTGTGGCTAATGCTTTGTTGGAAGTTTGGCAACAAGGTAACGATTCAACTGAGGAACGCATAAGGGCAATTCAACTACATTTTGCTCGGTTCGGTATTGATTTACAGCGTCCCTACCTCAATCCTAGCTCTGAAGATATTTACTACCCATTAAACTGA